A genomic region of Antennarius striatus isolate MH-2024 chromosome 2, ASM4005453v1, whole genome shotgun sequence contains the following coding sequences:
- the dhx35 gene encoding probable ATP-dependent RNA helicase DHX35 encodes MAAPLSTRKFWKPGTEAPGISEERELNTETTGSPIIFNPHTSLSIEKQRQKLPVFKHRNNILYLVESYQTVIIVGETGCGKTTQIPQYLVEAGWATEGKVIGVTQPRRVAAISVANRVADERGALLGHEVGYTIRFDDCSDPHATRIKFVTDGMLVREMMADPLLKKYSVLMLDEAHERTLYTDIAIGLLKKIQKKRRDLRVIVASATLDAKKFHDFFNLNESGDPNKDTCGILTVEGRTFPVDVFYTVSPVPDYVKATVETVLKIHETEDDGDVLAFLTGQEEVEKVVSLLQDQARTLSRYGMKKHLRILPMYAGLPYAEQMKVFERLSSSVRKVVVATNIAETSITINGVVFVIDCAFVKLRAYNPSNAIESLVVTPISKASASQRAGRAGRNRPGKCFRLYTEEDFEKLPASTVPEMQRSNLAPVILQLKALGIDNVLRFSFLSPPPAQTMVQALELLYALGGLDHYGRLTDPMGVRMAEFPLSPMFAKMLLESGNFGCSKEIVTIAAMMQIQNVFVVPPNQKKPSAREHRKFAVAEGDHLTMLNVYEAFIKHQKSSQWCQEHFLNYKGLLRAVTVREQLRRLMNKFKVPWTSSEGDPDVILKCIVLGFFANAARIHHSGSYRTLRDDRELHIHPNSVLFGEKPPKWVVFNEVVQTAKYYMRDVTAVESSWLVELAPHFYKQAKHGSLASKRSRVL; translated from the exons ATGGCGGCTCCCCTCTCCACAAGGAAATTTTGGAAGCCGG GGACCGAGGCACCGGGGATCTCAGAGGAGCGGGAGCTGAACACGGAGACCACCGGCTCCCCCATCATCTTCAACCCGCACACCAGCCTCTCCATAGAGAAGCAGCGACAGAAACTCCCCGTCTTTAAG CACAGAAACAATATCTTATACCTGGTGGAGAGCTACCAGACTGTCATCATCGTGGGGGAGACGGGATGTGGGAAGACAACACAGATACCTCAG TACCTGGTGGAGGCTGGATGGGCGACCGAGGGGAAGGTGATCGGAGTGACGCAGCCTCGCCGTGTGGCTGCCATCTCC GTAGCGAACCGCGTGGCGGATGAGCGAGGGGCCCTGCTGGGACACGAGGTGGGCTACACCATCCGATTTGATGACTGCTCTGATCCCCACGCCACAAGGATCAAG TTCGTTACAGACGGGATGCTGGTGCGTGAGATGATGGCGGATCCTCTCTTGAAAAAATACAG CGTGCTGATGCTAGATGAAGCCCACGAGAGAACCCTGTATACAGACATAGCCATCGGACTATTAAAGAAG ATTCAGAAAAAGCGGCGAGACCTGAGGGTGATCGTGGCCTCCGCCACTCTGGATGCTAAG AAATTCCACGACTTTTTCAACCTGAACGAGTCTGGGGATCCCAACAAGGACACTTGTGGAATCCTGACGGTGGAAGGACGCACCTTTCCAGTGGACGTCTTCTACACCGTCAG TCCCGTCCCAGACTATGTGAAGGCCACAGTGGAGACGGTGCTGAAGATCCATGAGACGGAGGACGATGGAGACGTCCTGGCTTTTCTCACTGGGCAG gaagaggtggagaaagTTGTGTCTCTTCTACAGGACCAGGCCAGGACTCTGTCACGATACGGCatgaagaaacacctgagaaTTTTACCCATGTATGCCGGTCTACCTTACGCAGAGCAGATGAAGGTCTTTGAGAGGTTGTCTTCCTCTGTCCGCAAG GTCGTGGTTGCTACCAACATAGCAGAGACCTCCATCACTATAAACGGTGTCGTCTTTGTCATTGACTGTGCGTTTGTGAAGCTGCGGGCCTACAATCCCTCCAACGCCATCGAATCGCTGGTGGTCACTCCCATCTCTAAGGCGTCAGCGAGCCAGAGGGCCGGGAGGGCAGGACGGAACCGGCCGGGGAAATGCTTCAGGTTGTACACGG AGGAGGATTTTGAGAAACTGCCGGCCTCTACTGTGCCAGAGATGCAGCGCTCCAATTTAGCTCCTGTCATCCTGCAGCTCAAAGCGTTAGGCATCGACAACGTGCTGCGGTTCAGCTTCCTTTCT CCTCCACCGGCTCAGACCATGGTTCAGGCTTTGGAGCTGCTCTATGCTCTGGGAG GTTTGGATCATTACGGCCGTTTGACTGATCCCATGGGCGTACGGATGGCGGAGTTTCCCCTCAGCCCCATGTTTGCCAAGATGCTATTAGAGTCGGGAAACTTCGGTTGCTCCAAAGAGATCGTTACCATCGCAGCCATGATGCAGATCCAGAATGTTTTCGTGGTGCCGCCCAATCAGAAGAAGCCTTCT GCTCGAGAACACAGGAAATTTGCAGTGGCTGAGGGAGACCACCTCACTATGCTCAACGTATACGAAGCATTCATTAAG CATCAGAAGAGCTCCCAGTGGTGTCAGGAACACTTCCTCAATTATAAGGGTCTGCTGCGGGCGGTGACGGTACGAGAGCAGCTCCGGCGTCTCATGAACAAGTTTAAGGTGCCGTGGACTTCCAGTGAAG GTGACCCTGATGTGATCTTGAAGTGTATCGTTTTGGGGTTCTTTGCAAACGCGGCCCGCATCCACCATTCTGGTTCCTACCG GACTTTACGAGACGACCGCGAGCTTCACATCCACCCCAACTCTGTGCTTTTTGGGGAGAAACCTCCAAAATG GGTTGTTTTCAATGAAGTAGTGCAGACTGCAAAATACTACATGCGTGATGTGACTGCTGTTGAGTCATCCTGGTTGGTTGAGTTGGCCCCCCATTTTTACAAGCAGGCCAAG CATGGCTCACTGGCCAGCAAAAGATCCCGGGTCCTCTAA